One Salmo trutta chromosome 19, fSalTru1.1, whole genome shotgun sequence genomic window carries:
- the cngk gene encoding cyclic nucleotide-gated cation channel alpha-3-like isoform X1 — translation MGFEEMYNIKDECPTTVLKKNEVNIISPKQNIVRFWNLFIALTSLVAVTVSLFELFFNSAIPVVVGIRYCLDVIFVLNIISRFYIGYESNGVVIIDSKPVQRKYLRTWFIMDLLAVLPFETLRYASPELHFMHINRCLRVLRLFDIISSFGKEPDTNKIHVAVLNSFSIVVLCVQVSACAWYNQACIAAHGGHPRECPKEENWLQLLPEFSTNLTGVTDLEFYATSLYWSAITLCSVGYGDIHAMKIPEVMVASLVMVVGLFAFIGVIATGMSSIISNLDARRGRFCHRMESICLHMKQMGLPEEVQTWVHKYYYYLWTHRKGSIIAGLLDDLPFALHSEISSACYKPLMKKTTLFHDTEDGFKRALSLKFNTYTYSPGQILAKPGEINQNAYYIEHGVVQVLGDNHCDKVARLLPGSLIGEAYLMYRIPRNTTICAATLCEICVLERSDLLALFADYPEAGLKIARTAQKRLHNVKHPIREAFALGVASNPQNVVFQKDLSVNLLPRDQKIFTLFMEYLANHSHNVSSSVKTSTDVKRSVWMRTIRPDGIFAQKWEVFMFWCITISIFIETWVLFFTNNLDTKGFYNEGWGALYLTISSLVDVFAIIDIFVNLRTEVFTKDGYQADIMCIFDNYRKSWNLYYDVLAVFPLDLFSFTTSGEAHWRVLGYVRGNRLIWIRKVCLFFNKKENDMDKNLFELRTAKCLFLLIFSVHCCSGVLYLTGCKDFRCDEESWAWNTGLKASHSNLYHYMISIYWTTTSMTTIGYGDIVPSTMKERLTAVFVCFIGLFVFNYIISQVYATLASQNAARVTFQNLLSAMANFMEGHDLSLSLQTRVTEYMSLLWSKYQGQAYPGGQFLMHDLPIELQQIVLMKERGRFLSKIPYFEQAGQAFIRDVASTSVMYFFPRGEIIQYSETITRELFCIRKGTCQILNDDLSEIVGLYGEGMYFGEAGFLFGKQATMTVRAKTHCEILVIDFDKMKSVLERYPVIESQITELQSTPEYYHTLLQSVEEIMKSDEQDDDTLKKKDASLTYQGRRYAKKSKCYIEDFGNFPIYAGAEEETVEEKLLKLSKTKLIPPTPRYRGAILPNNPLYIRWECFRFVLAITVSINSSLLFAFLHYKKELWILSYILGLFCWIDMYIRLHVAFYKDSLRVDTLETAKHYVKTSFLIDLISCFPWEVIGWMVVSPFDENGFYSNSEALHLYAYLRAPHLLQLYRIPLAFSFWQSGIATEKTIVTFAKFFLYCVLFLHLSTCIVFAIVCPPADLFGDTTNYLLPMIKHNCSSQSWVYHMDYTFNVVYETATFTELYSISLYFATATLSGVGYGDIHPYLTSMKITMVFIMVSGALYCGYVAGTFAAMLANADATRAAFTEKKESIQLFLKSQNITGDLYHNTVNFYAFKWIRTKGIDQDTLFEYLPSSLLGDISTIIYSDLIAKAFGLDIKRKQRRNSVAQHLSPLERTLSGKLDGPFFHQILRKESVDQLETDGGFIRLLARQIRPCLYRANDLICKRNDFGSEMYFIEKGEVEVLSQDELTVIIKLNAGQYFGEGSLLFAEPRATTIRAATNCDLYVLSKKSLDETVKYYPDICKQIKKAAETKREQLLQRTMDMSKVQKNVSATDILMNDTGYIKLYKQCMAEEENKAKFKDFPFHVRIKTSITQFLISFLLNVIRIHNTTINPESTVRVVYQYTSCLLIIILFWAITYMPSVFDLDRGIFLLTMIIEYIQMIEIILKFHICFYDESGSYISDYRSVSLSYMTRKVGYIYDVICSFPYAFTILHLMNQVSPTAFLPIIVYVRTFHLLRILTVLVFMHKEEQSIITNLLAIRIIKYLVHAILFVHCTAVLFLLFALYGGINSWVVNTEVFYLPDIYTYSVYWTLATYTTTGYGDIRAVTYREMLFSILIMILSKMQVSYNMGLLSSTQTNKQSLQVAYEEKLQAVQNYMMDENIPSALKNRVIRFYNYRWTRTKGIDSEELFKDTPHCMKVEIFSRISVNLLKKNQLFTHLSETFLRHLATKMLLKSYTSGEYISRRGDSGRGMLLILIGKVKLCSWRTGKEAVEYLTTGAALGVDMLLKSKLCRYTAVADNYVDIFFLSKEHFEEVGSYYPDVMNKLLKRASNVINMY, via the exons CTGTTCTTCAACTCTGCAATCCCTGTCGTGGTTGGGATAAGATACTGCCTGGATGTGATCTTCGTGTTGAACATAATTTCACGCTTTTACATTGGATATGAAAGTAATGGTGTAGTCATAATTGATTCTAAACCAGTGCAGAGAAAATATCTCCGAACATGGTTTATCATGGACCTGTTGGCTGTTCTTCCCTTTGAGACTCTGAGATATGCCTCGCCTGAATTGCATTTTATGCATATCAATCGATGTCTAAGAGTCTTACGGCTGTTTGACATAATAT CGTCCTTTGGAAAAGAACCTGACACCAACAAGATACATGTTGCAGTCCTGAATTCCTTTTCTATTGTTGTCCTCTGTGTTCAAGTCTCTGCGTGTGCCTG GTACAATCAGGCGTGTATAGCTGCTCATGGTGGCCATCCAAGGGAGTGTCCAAAAGAGGAGAACTGGTTACAGCTGTTGCCAGAGT TTTCAACCAATTTGACTGGAGTAACAGATTTGGAGTTTTATGCCACGTCACTATACTGGTCTGCAATAACTCTATGTTCTGTGGG CTATGGAGACATACATGCTATGAAGATCCCAGAGGTTATGGTTGCCTCACTGGTAATGGTGGTTGGTTTATTTGCCTTCATTGGAGTCATCGCGACAGGAATGAGCTCCATCATTAGCAATCTGGATGCCCGGAGAGGAAGGTTCTGCCATCGAATGGAGTCCATTTGTCTTCATATG AAACAAATGGGATTGCCAGAGGAAGTTCAAACATGGGTGCATAAATATTACTATTATCTGTGGACGCATCGCAAAGGCAGTATAATCGCTGGCCTACTGGATGACCTTCCTTTTGCTCTACATTCAGAAATATCCTCTGCTTGTTACAAACCTCTGATGAAAAAG ACAACCCTGTTTCATGATACCGAAGATGGCTTCAAAAGAGCTTTGTCACTTAAATTCAACACCTACACATACAGTCCTGGACAAATTTTGGCAAAGCCTGGAGAAATCAATCAAAATGCATACTACATTGAACATGGAGTGGTGCAG GTATTAGGAGATAATCATTGTGACAAAGTTGCCCGTTTGCTGCCTGGATCGTTAATTGGAGAG GCTTATCTGATGTACAGAATTCCGAGAAACACTACGATTTGTGCAGCAACATTGTGTGAAATTTGTGTGTTGGAACGCAGTGATCTTCTGGCATTGTTTGCGGATTACCCAGAAG CTGGTTTGAagatagcaagaacagctcagaaACGGCTGCATAATGTTAAGCATCCTATTAGGGAAGCCTTTGCTCTAGGAGTGGCATCGAACCCCCAGAATGTGGTTTTTCAGAAGGATTTAAGTGTAAATCTGTTG CCAAGGGATCAGaagatttttacattgtttatggaatatcttgCAAACCACTCCCACAATGTCTCTTCATCAGTTAAAACATCTACAGATGTGAAAAGG TCTGTTTGGATGAGAACTATTCGACCAGATGGCATTTTTGCTCAGAAGTGGGAGGTTTTTATGTTTTGGTGTATCACCATTTCAATTTTTATTGAAACATGGGTACTTTTTTTCACCAACAACCTAGACACAAAGG GCTTTTACAATGAAGGATGGGGTGCGCTTTATCTTACAATCAGCTCATTGGTTGATGTTTTTGCCATTATCGACATATTTGTGAACCTCCGCACAGAAGTTTTTACAAAAGATG GCTATCAAGCTGACATAATGTGTATTTTTGACAACTATCGAAAATCTTGGAATCTGTATTATGACGTCCTGGCTGTTTTCCCTTTGGACTTGTTCTCTTTTACAACAAGTGGAGAAGCACATTGGAGAGTTTTAGGCTATGTCCGGGGGAATCGTCTTATTTGGATTCGGAAG gtttgtttgtttttcaacaaaaaAGAAAATGACATGGATAAGAACCTGTTTGAGCTAAGAACGGCTAAATGTCTTTTCCTCCTGATTTTCTCTGTGCACTGCTGCTCTGGAGTACTGTATCTCACAGGCTGCAAGGACTTCAG GTGTGATGAAGAGTCATGGGCCTGGAACACAGGACTGAAGGCCAGCCATAGCAACTTGTACCATTATATGATTTCCATTTATTGGACCACAACAAGCATGACAACCATTG GATATGGTGACATTGTTCCCAGCACTATGAAAGAGCGACTTACTGCTGTGTTTGTTTGCTTCATTGGCTTGTTTGTCTTTAACTATATCATCAGTCAAGTCTATGCCACATTGGCCAGTCAGAATGCTGCCAG GGTTACATTTCAGAATCTCCTCTCAGCTATGGCCAACTTCATGGAAGGCCATGACCTTAGTTTATCTCTTCAAACAAGGGTCACTGAGTATATGAGTCTTCTTTGGTCAAAGTACCA GGGTCAAGCATACCCAGGAGGCCAATTTTTAATGCATGACTTGCCAATCGAACTTCAACAGATTGTCctgatgaaagagagagggaggttcttGTCAAAG ATTCCTTATTTCGAGCAAGCTGGACAAGCGTTCATTCGGGATGTCGCATCAACTTCAGTCATGTATTTCTTTCCCAGAGGGGAGATCATCCAGTACAGTGAAACTATTACCAGAGAACTATTTTGCATTCGAAAAGGGACTTGCCAG ATTCTAAATGATGACTTGTCTGAAATTGTTGGACTCTACGGTGAAGGAATGTATTTCGGGGAG GCTGGATTTTTGTTTGGAAAACAAGCTACAATGACCGTCCGTGCAAAGACTCATTGTGAGATATTAGTGATCGATTTCGACAAAATGAAATCTGTTCTGGAGAGATACCCGGTCATTGAAAG CCAAATTACAGAATTGCAATCAACACCAGAGTATTACCACACTTTACTGCAAAGCGTTGAAGAAATTATGAAGTCTGACGAACAGGATGATGACACACTAAAGAAGAAAGATGCCTCGTTGACATATCAAGGTCGTCGATATGCCAAGAAGTCAAAGTGTT ATATTGAGGACTTTGGAAACTTCCCAATCTATGCTGGAGCAGAGGAAGAAACTGTTGAGGAAAAACTTCTGAAACTGAGCAAAACCAAACTGATACCTCCCACACCAAG atATAGGGGTGCCATTTTGCCTAACAATCCACTCTACATCCGATGGGAATGTTTCCGATTTGTTTTGGCCATAACGGTCAGCATCAATAGCTCTCTTCTTTTTGCTTTTCTCCACTACAAAAAGGAACTCTGGATTTTGTCATACATTCTGGGCCTTTTTTGCTGGATTGACATGTATATCCGTTTGCATGTTGCTTTTTACAAGGACAGTCTCAGAGTGGACACGCTAGAAACGGCAAAACACTATGTGAAGACAAGCTTTCTAATAGATCTCATCAGCTGTTTTCCCTGGGAAGTTATTGGCTGGATGGTGGTTTCCCCTTTTGATGAGAATGGATTTTACTCCAACAGTGAAGCGCTGCACCTATATGCATATCTCAGAGCCCCACATCTTCTCCAGTTATATCGGATTCCTCTTGCATTTTCATTCTGGCAATCAGGGATTGCAACCGAAAAGACGATTGTCACATTTGCTAAATTCTTTCTGTATTGCGTCCTTTTTCTTCACTTAAGCACTTGCATCGTTTTTGCAATTGTATGCCCTCCAGCAGACTTGTTTGGTGACACAACCAATTACTTATTGCCTATGATAAAGCACAACTGTTCATCACAATCCTGGGTGTATCACATGGACTACACTTTTAACGTAGTGTATG AAACGGCCACCTTCACAGAACTGTATTCCATAAGTTTATACTTTGCAACTGCAACTCTCAGTGGTGTAGGCTATGGTGATATACATCCTTATCTAACCTCTATG AAAATTACCATGGTCTTCATAATGGTGTCTGGAGCATTGTATTGTGGTTATGTGGCTGGTACATTTGCTGCTATGTTAGCCAATGCAGATGCTACAAGGGCAGCTTTTACTGAGAAAAAGGAAAGCATACAACTATTCTTGAAg AGTCAGAACATTACAGGGGATCTATATCACAATACTGTGAACTTCTATGCTTTCAAATGGATAAGAACGAAAGGAATAGACCAAGACACACTGTTTGAGTATTTGCCATCATCTCTGCTCGGAGATATATCTACCATTATCTACTCTGACCTTATTGCAAAG GCATTTGGACTTGATATCAAGAGGAAGCAGCGAAGGAACTCAGTGGCACAACATTTATCCCCACTCGAGAGAACATTATCTGGAAAGCTTGAT GGACCTTTTTTTCACCAAATACTGAGGAAAGAGAGTGTGGACCAATTGGAAACAGATGGAGGATTCATTCGGTTACTAGCTAGACAGATTCGACCGTGCCTTTACAGAGCTAATGACCTGATATGCAAAAGAAATGACTTTGGATCTGAG ATGTATTTCATTGAAAAGGGAGAAGTAGAAGTCTTGTCACAGGACGAGTTGACTGTTATCATCAAACTGAATGCGGGACAATACTTTGGAGAAGGAAGCCTTCTGTTTGCAGAACCTCGTGCAACCACAATAAG GGCTGCCACAAATTGTGATCTGTATGTCCTCTCCAAGAAAAGCCTTGATGAAACTGTCAAATACTATCCAGACATTTGCAAACAGATAAAGAAAGCTGCAGAAACGAAACGTGAACAGCTACTGCAAAGAACAATGGACATGTCAAAAGTTCAGAAGAATGTTTCAGCAACTGACATACTTATGAATGACACAGGAT ATATAAAGCTTTACAAGCAATGCATGGCAGAAGAGGAAAATAAAGCAAAGTTTAAAGACTTCCCATTTCATGTCCGAATTAAGACGAGCATCACTCAATTCTTGATCAGTTTTCTGTTGAACGTCATCAGAATCCACAACACAACAATCAATCCGGAGAGCACAGTACGTGTTGTGTATCAGTACACATCTTGCCTTCTGATCATCATTCTGTTTTGGGCGATAACATATATG CCATCTGTGTTCGATCTTGACCGAGGCATCTTTTTGTTGACAATGATTATCGAATATATTCAAATGATTGAG ATCATTTTGAAATTTCATATTTGCTTCTATGATGAAAGTGGATCATACATCTCAGACTACAGATCTGTGTCACTGAGCTATATGACGAGGAAAGTGGGATACATTTATGATGTCATATGCTCATTCCCATATGCGTTTACAATTTTGCACCTCATGAATCAAGTGTCACCGACAGCATTTCTGCCCATAATAGTATATGTTCGCACTTTTCATCTACTCCGGATTCTGACTGTACTTGTCTTCATGCACAAGGAGGAGCAATCCATCATAACTAA CTTGCTTGCCATACGAATCATCAAGTACTTGGTCCATGCAATCCTGTTTGTCCACTGTACCGCAGTTTTATTTCTTTTATTTGCTTTGTATGGTGGCATTAATTCGTGGGTTGTCAACACAG AAGTGTTTTACCTCCCTGATATTTACACCTACTCCGTATATTGGACTTTAGCAACTTACACAACAACAGGCTATGGTGATATCCGTGCAGTGACATACAGAGAAATGTTATTCTCCATTTTGATAATGATTCTTTCCAAGATGCAAGTCAGTTATAATATGGGACTTCTCTCATCCACTCAAACAAACAAGCAATCTCTTCAAGTGGCGTATGAAGAGAAGCTGCAG GCAGTCCAAAACTACATGATGGATGAAAACATTCCGTCAGCGCTGAAAAATCGCGTAATCCGATTCTACAATTACCGATGGACACGCACCAAAGGAATAGATTCAGAAGAATTGTTCAAAGATACACCTCATTGTATGAAAGTTGAAATTTTCTCAAG aataagcgtGAATCTACTGAAGAAAAATCAGCTCTTCACTCACCTCTCAGAAACATTCCTGCGACACTTGGCAACGAAAATGTTGTTGAAAAGCTACACCTCTG GGGAATACATCAGTAGAAGGGGAGACTCTGGCCGTGGGATGTTGCTGATCCTGATCGGTAAGGTGAAACTTTGCTCGTGGAGAACTGGAAAAGAGGCCGTTGAGTATCTTACCACTGGAGCCGCCTTGGGAGTCGACATGCTGCTGAAATCCAAGTTGTGCAGATACACTGCCGTTGCTGataactatgtggatatatttttCCTGTCGAAAGAGCACTTTGAAGAAGTTGGGTCGTATTACCCAGATGTCATGAATAAGCTGCTGAAGAGAGCCTCAAACGTTATCAACATGTActaa